From the genome of Eublepharis macularius isolate TG4126 chromosome 4, MPM_Emac_v1.0, whole genome shotgun sequence:
TCCTTCGAGCACCAGGAGGGAAACACGGCCCCCAAAGAGCCCGAGGATCCTGGAGCCCTTTTCAGCTTCCCTGTTGCAAGTGGAATTTCTTGGGCTTTTCTGCCAGTTCACCCCATCAGTCTTTGGACCCGTGGCTCTGGCAAAGCCTCGGCCGGTGTGGTGGGGGGGCATGGCCCGGAGGGGGggttcccttccccccaccacgGAGTCCAGGCCTCTCCCCTCTCACTTGCCAGCCACTTCCAGCCTCCACTGACCTGGGACCCGGAGGCTTCGGTTCTGGCCTGGGCTCTCCGGGTCATCCCAAACCAGAGCCCAGGCCAGGAGGCCCCCTGGTCCTCAGAGGGCACAGCTGATGGCTCAGAGCTCAGGGCCTGACTCTGCAGCGCTGCTTCCTTCCACAGCACCTGTCCTACTGGTGGAGAGCagccaggccggggggggggcacttgaaGGCCCCCCTCCCTGTCCAGCCCCTGCTGCCCTCTTCCAGTCTCCTGCTCTCCTTCTGTGCAAGTGtccccagcccacccaccccctccacctGGGATTTGGAGGCAGCAGCGGAGTCAAGGCCGGGGATCCCTGTGGATTGGCAAGCGAtgcctcttctcctcctccctccggGTCGCCTCCGATCCCCTCTTCAGGCACCTGCTGGCCCTCTCCCGGCTAGCTCTCAAAGCAGGCATTCGAAGGTCCAGGAAACTAGCTACAAtactgttgtaattagcttgatagaagaCGGAGGCAAAACGTGTAAAATCAGCATTTGTAgtatgagaaaaatcctatgtatagctagcttcctgacacttcTTTCCAATCCCTTTCCCGCCCTCTGTCTGGATTTTAGAGTCTCCCACCTTTTCCCATTCCATATacctggagaagggagctctgactctcgaaagttcccTCCCTGTTAGTCTAGTTGGTCTCCAAcgttgcggggagggcggaatataaatgtaatatattACATTAAATTAAAACTATGGGCAAAGAGCCATGCATTGGACTCCACATAGAGGGGTCCCTTCATTAGAGCTAACAGTTTTTCTCCAGAGGtgaaatgaatggatgtgaaaGGCAACCCTAAATGTTTTTTTCATTCAGGTTCATGGTCTGTTCTACTTGTGTTTCCAGGAGGCCCCAGAGCAGATCTTGAGGCTCAACTGTTTCCTTACATCTCTTCCATCATTTTCTCCCACCTTTTTAAAGGTCTTCTGGGTATGGATGGGACTTGTTGGGCGAACGAGAGAACCAACATCTTCCACTAAATGATAACTTGGAAAAGCCCCACAAATGACGCCCTATAGACAAGGACTGAGGGGCCTCCGATATCCCCGCTGCAGAGGAATGTGTGCAAAACGAAACAAGAGAGCCAGAAATCACTTTTtggtaaagcagcttccagaactgtgaaccaaatccaggaaacaaaaTCACAGTGACACCCTCCCacaaaaaagtttgtgtgtttccttTTTGAATCATAAAATCAAAGAAATGGAcagggtcttacagaccatctagtacaACTCCTTcctaatgcaggaacagcctaaagacccccgacaagtattcatccaggcAGTGGAGATTCATGGAAATTCATGCAAGAACAGccctcatttgggggggggggacatccgTAAATCTCAAGAAAACATGACTCCGACAGGCAGTAGCAGGATGCAAATGCCTGTGTGGGGCGTACCACATGGTCCCTGATATCACAGCCCTCTGTTGTGGTTGCGTAGTCACTGGGTCTTTCCTCCCTATCACCTGGGACACCAGTGGGACCGGGGTTTCCGAGGCTGCAGGGACACTGGGGGATGAGAGCTGGCTGTGCCCCTTTCTGCCATTCAGAGAGATGTCATCAGGCACTACTTTGTGACTGGAGGGTGTTAAGggctctgacacacacacacactgccgtTTGATCTGTGCGGCATGGCATGTATGGTTTGCTCTCCCCTGCTGAATGCCCATACAGAGTGGCTGGTGGGTTCTAGGACGTGGTTGTCAATTCTGAAAGCTTTTATGTCATTATActgaactagtaacaaagcccgttgtggggggaaatacattGAGCtccagaaagggcagggcaggtggaTCAGATATTGCCACCTTTGCCACGCCCCGATTTGGTCAGGGGGAGGGCCAGGCACTGGGCCAGGTGTTGCCCCCTTCCCAGCACCACGATGGGGGGGCAGGCACGATGATGAGTGCCTGTGAcaggcagcagcccgttccaaccCTGTTTGCACTGGATCGGGCCAATGCAGGCAGGAAGTGTCACGGGGGGAAGGAGCGCCAGGCGCCCTAGTGGGCTCCTGTGCCTGATAGTGGCCTGTTCCAGCCATTAGCACCAGATCACGCTGCTGCAGGCAAAGAGTGCCATGGggggagtggtggcaggcaacccGGAGGGCTcctcccagcagcagcctgtgtctgcccccccccccaccgcacgCAGGTAATGGAAGCCAGATCTCCCTGGCCAATAGAAGGAAAAACCTCGAAGGTCTACAGAAATAGCTATGTGtaaatttttataaagttttttttggtaatttttataaagttcagtgcagagccagtttggtgtagtggttaagagcggtgggactctaatcaggagaaccgggtttgattccccactcctccgcttgaagccagctgggtgaccttgggtcagtcacagcttctcggagctctctcagccccacccacctcacagggtgattgtcatgaggataataacagactttgtaaacagctctaagtcatcctgaagggtggtatataaattgaatgttattattattattaaagtgctGATAAATAATTCATAATAAATATACCATTCAGTAGTTCAATAAATACCCAATAAGTAACTCAATAAAGATACATGCAATCCTGGCCAAAGGTCCAACCGGTTTAGTTTCTCCAGTCAGATGTTATGTATACACTTGAGATGTTGTGTGTAAAGTCTCTTGTCCTGTGGTTCTATTCTAATTGTAAAACATCTTACGTAGTTTACGTTACACAGTGCATTTGCAATACGCTGTATATCGGGAGTACAAGTCGCCCTTTGAAGGTGAGAGTACAAGAGCATGTATCTAGGATAAAGAACAGAGTCCCACTTCGCTGAAGAAAATCCTAGTGAACGAGATTTTAAGGTTGTCAGTTCTTAGTTATAAAACCTTCTTTACATTATGATATACAACAGAAGCTACTGCAAAAAGAATCAGAATGGATATTTAAATTGAATACTTTAATTCCTCCAGGTTTGAACATTGCAATTGAATATTATTTATGATATGCATGGCACTGTCTCTTTAAGCCTGTATGTTGTGGCTGCAATGATTTGGCTTAAATGCCATAATGAGAACCAGCAGTCTACGGCCACGGTCCGTCCGGGTTCACCATCTCTTGGAGATGGGAATCTAAATGCTGGAGCAATTGTGAGTACTTCTGATATATTCCATGACAGCATAAAACGACAGCTGGGCTTATGTAATTTCATGATTTATTATGATTTAATTCACAGTATATAACATATACACGagccttttaaaaaagcatttgccGAAAGGGGATATCAGGCAGGCAGAACCCGTCAGGCTCTTCAGCCCAATTTTTGGCTTTCAGCTGTAACCATTAGACCACGCTGTCTCGTGAAGAAGCTCCAGAAGGACATTAACATCTGCACAATAGAACCACAGGACAAGAGACATCACACACCACATCTCAAGTGTAGACGACAACATCTGATTGGAGAAACTAAACAGGTTGGGACTTTTTAATCAGGATTGCATGTATCTTTACTAAATTATTTATCggatatttattgtaatttatttatcagcactttagcactttgtattATGCACTGAACTTTATAAAAATTACATAAAACTTTATAAAACGTTACAAATTTTACATGTATTTCTGTAGACCGAGGTTTTTCTTCTATGGTGTAGCATTTGTAGGGAGGAGCCCCCTGTTGTTGAAGTGATAGGTCTACCTGACCAGCAAAGGAATGGTaggtagatctggcctctggGAGTCTGGAATCCAGGTCTACCCTGCCAGCAGAACTATGGTGGGTACACCTGGTCTCCATGGGTCCAGAGGCAAAGGAAGAGGTGGTAGACCTGGTCTCCAAGGGATCAGAGACAATGTGTCTACTGGTCAGCAAAGAGATGGTAGATCTGGTGGCCCCACTGCACCTTCCAGCCACTGGTATGGCCCATTCGGGGCCACACCAGATCGGCTGGAAGCATGGGTTacatggcagggggagggagcagagggGTGCAGGCAGCCGGTCCCTGCTGTGTTTGCCAGCCTGCCCGTtgcggccccgttcccagcagCGAATGGCAGGGAAGCGCGCCACCCTTTCTGCAGCCCAACTGGCTGGATTTGGGCTTCTGCTTTGACAGgcgggccctcccctcccccagcctatCAGGGAAgcgaagggaagggaggggggcagccCTTTTCTCAGGCGTGCAAACTGCGCCTGCGCTGATGAGTCTGGAACACACTTTCTGATTAATGTAGTAGGATTATGGAACACATTACACTGTTTTATTTGACTGCTTGGAAATGCTGAAAGCCAATGTACCTGACGTAACATCCTTCCATACTTGAAGCACTTCCATGATTTTCATCCTATGTGaactctttgatgggaagtaaggttacCACTCCGActaaaacttttcccacactccaggcatttatatggtttctctcctgtgtgaatcctttggtgggatgaaaggcttccactctgactgaaacttttcccacattccaggcatttatatggttttactcctgtgtgaatcctttcatgTGAGGTAAGGTATGAACTCGAacagaagcttttcccacactccaggcatttatagggtttctcccctgtgtgaatcctttgatgagaagaaaggtttgtactctgactgaagcttttcccacactccaggcatttgtatggtttctcccccgagtgaattctttgatggacagtaagttttccactccaactgaaactcttcccacactccaagcatttatatggtttctcccctgtgtgaatcctttcatgTGAGATAAGGCCTGAACTCGAacagaagcttttcccacacgtcaggcatttataaggtttctcccctgtgtgaattctttggtggagaGTAAgctttccactctgactgaagcttttcccacactccaggcatttataggtTTTCTCCcatgtgtgaatcctttgatgagaaGAAAGGTTTCTACTTTGACTGAAGtgcttcccacactccaggcatttatatggtttttcccctgagtgaactctttggtgggaagaaaggctgTCACGccgactgaaacttttcccacactcttggcatttatatggcttttcccctgagtgaattctttgatgggaagtaaggtgactactctgactgaagctttccccacactccaggcatgtatatggtttttctccagtgtgaatcctttcatGTGAGGTAAGGACAGAACTCGAacagaagcttttcccacactcccggcatgtatagggtttctccccagtgtgaattctttcatgtgAGGTAAGGTCTGAACTCGTgcggaagcttttcccacactccaggcatttatagggtttctcccttgagtgaattctttggtgggaagaaagcaTTCCTCTGcgactgaagctcttcccacactccaggcactgaaatattttctttttgttacaTGTGCTCCATTGAGTATTAAAATCTGATTTCTTGGGAGTATTTTCCTTGCTTGCAGTGAGCTCATTCCAGTTCTTCTTGCCTGGGTATAGGTTTTCCTGTATAGCATCACTCCACTCTAATAGACCGGAAGGATTCCCCCCTTCATTAGgatctttttcctcctccttcttcagtCCATCACAATATTCAGCTTTTTCCTTCCCATCTGAATACATTTCCTCTTTCTCCATCACTGGATGTTCTTTCGTGTCATTTGCTGACTCCCACACGCCTCCTGCTGGAAGAAAGAGAAACCGGGTGTGATTGTGGGGTTATAAATGCTGAGGCATTAAACTCCAACCGCCTGCACCCATTTCTCCCCCTCGCCTTAGCAATTCCCTCTAAATTCCAAGCGGAGTAAGTTCGCAGAGTAGCCATTTGTATGATAATAAATGTAGCCCAAGAGGACAAAACAGAGAGCAGGTGCAATAGAGATTTTCCAACTTAAATTGAACCAgttttatatttttctgttgcGATGCATTTTTCTGTCGGGGTGACTGATGGGGGGGGgtggacgggggtgggggggagaagatgGACAGCCAATTCTGCACATGGCAGGAGGCCTGAACAGACGTGGCCAGCAACAGGGAGAAAATGGTAACAAGAAACCAGAGCTACTTCTGCCTGTATCTTTAAGACCACAGAAGTAGGGTTTCAGAGCAAAAGAGGGTATGATTCTGCCTTTTTCAATTTCTGTGCACTGAGATATTCAGGTGGATGGCCAGCCGGTGTCAGGGTGGCTGGGCAGAGCTTGGGAGGAGGGCGAGAGCTGCCTGGTGCCCCTCTGCCCCTGGCAATTTAAGCAACGGCCTGGGGCCACCTAGAGGATGAGCCACCCTTGCCCCAGCTGATCCCTCTGCCTAGAGCGACGCATTTCCATTCTCATTTGAGCTGGAAGGTGGCCTTATAGTGCCAACCCCAGTTGtaaaagggaaagagaaggaaaaggcaGAAAAAGGGATGAACTCGTTGTGGTCTAGTAACTTAACACCTGGCACCATAGAGTAAATCTCTCATGCCCCAGGGCAAAAATAAGGGACTGTGAGGTTGTTTTGCTGTATCTGGCATGAGcactcaggaaaaaaaaacccagaagtatGAGGAGCAGAATTGATCGAGAGCCTCTCCTTGGGAGGGGCTCCTGGCCTGCTTATTTTGGGGTACTTCCTTGGACTCGTCATGTTTCAATGAAGGCTTAAAACAGAAGCACAGATTCTATAAACACAaacacggggggggggagctggaagggacctcaagaGTCATCAAGtccagcccccccacacacacacaacacaggaAATCCACAGcttactccctccccctcccctccctcagtgaccgatgctctatgcccagaggaataccaaaaaacctccaggataggTGGAGGAAAACCCCTTCCAGATCTTAAAATGGTGATCTGCATTAACCTGGACATGTCAGAAAAGGCGAGGAGAGGCCAGCACCGACTCACCCCTTCCTGCCCCCCTCTCCTAATCTGTGTCCCTTcctattaagtcagagaatcatcagaGCTGTCAGGGGCCATCTtccctcttcttaaatacctcccaggaaggagagcccaccaccgccTGAGGAAGCCCATGCAGGGGCTGCTCtaatgaaaactcttttgctttaatatcaacctgttgtttctggtccaacccacagggggaacagaaaacaactctgttccATCCTCTATGTGGCAGCCCTTCGAATGCTTGGGCTGTGatatctcctctccaggcttgacatgcccagctccttcaacctttcctcataggacttggtttccagacccctcaccatcctcactgccctcctttggacacgttccagTTTCTCAACGGCCTGCTTAAACTGCGGTGTCCCAAAACTGAGctcagtactccaagtgaggtctaaccagcgCAGAGCGGAGCAGGACCATCACTTCGCATGATCTTGACActctgcttctgttgatacagactAAAAtcccatttgcctttttagctaccacatcagaCTGCTGACtcgtgttcagtgtatggtcttcTAAGACCCCCGGATCCTTTTCATgcgtactactgccaagacaagtctcccccatcccgCAAATTtaatcccctctattccttcatccaagtcatttataaagatgttggaCAACACGGGGCCtgggacagatccctgaggcacatcacttgtcactcctcttcacgaggatgaggaaccattaactagtaCTCTtggggtgtgatctgtcaaccagttacagatctacCTAATAGTAAtatgatccaaaccacatttgaCTAACTTGTCAACAAGTATTTCATGTGGAATCtgatcaaaagccttactgaaaccaAGATAAACTAtaatcctttccccccttcttgaagaGGTGGATGACACTTGCCCGCCTCCAGTCTTATGACACCTCCTCTCTGggccaagaattctcaaagatgataaaCGGAGGCTCCGCAATTACACCACCATGTTCCTTTAGTACCCTTGGGGTGCAGTTCGTCTCGGGGCTCTCATATCACAtctcaaaatcacatttgcctttttagctaccacattgCATTGCTGACTCAAGTTTAGTGGAGGATCTTCTAAGACCCCCAGATCCTTTTCACACGGACTACAGCCAAGTCTCTGCTCACTTCATGAGCGTCCCCTcgattccttcatccaagtcatttacaAAAATGTTGaccagatccctgaggcactggactttcacctcatcaaccaacCAGTCCTTCCCCGGTGGCGAGAATCAAATCCAAGATGGCAGAgccccttctttccttctccactttctggaagatgaagttgtcagcaagacaagttaCGAATTTATTAGACtgcagggggcactggggcagtcgggcagggggggggggattgactGTTTAATGATTTGTTCCAGGACCTTTCTAGGTTTGGACCTCGGGCTGATGGGTCGATAATTACCTGGCTCCTCCTCCTTGAAGACGGGGAAGAcgtttgcccacctccaatcttctggcacctcctCTCTAggccaagaattctcaaagatgacagACAGGGGCTCTGCAAATACATCAGCAAATCCCTTTAGTGCCTTAAGGTGTATTTCCTCTGGCCCTGAGGACCTGATTTCATTCAAAGAAGCCAGGTGTTTACGTACCACCCCAACGTCTATCCTAGGCTGCTATTCCGTTTCTTCCTTATGTGTTTTCTTTGCAAGTGAAGACCAAGGCAAAGGAGGAACTGGGtaattctgccctctctttacCACATGTTAAAATCTCAATTTCCTTTCCCCTCAATGGGCCTAacacttccttattctttttccTGCCCCAAACATAACCAAAGCACCCTTTTtcgttgtgtttagcatctctcactagtctaagctcatactgagctttagccttCCTAATCCTCTCTCTACAAGCACCAACAAGTTGTTTATTTTCAGACTTGATTCTACagcccctccttccatttcttaaatgcatcttcttaaaaaaaaatcagaccttTAAGAAagttgtttatggagccaccttggcctcTTCGggttctttccattttttcttacTCATCGGAGTTGGTTTGATTGTGTCTTCCATATCTTGCTTTTAAGTAACCCCTTCTCCTTCAGTTTTTCTCACCATGGGATTCTCCCCAGCAGGACTTGGAGCTTGTCagaattagcttttctaaaatccatCCTGTGTGTCTGACGACGTTCCGCTTTTCCCTTACCCAAGATCTTAAACTCCAGAATTACATGGCcgctgctacccagggtgccctcTACTTTcgcctcatcaaccagttcttccccattggtgagaatcaagtccaagatggCAGAGCCCCTTCTTTCCTGCTCtactttctggaagatgaagttgtccGCAAGACACGTTACAAATTTATTAGACtgcagggggcactggggcagtcggggggggtgtagttgtgaagttcctgcattgtacagggggttggactggattactctagaggtcccttccagcctaTGACTCTATGAGTCTatgtttttagcagagtttgacatCCAACAGGTATCAGGcaggcccctgccctgtggaacgacctgcctgaggccaggaaagcccccactcacctagctttccgcaaacgatgcaaaaccaaattattcaaaaaatctTTTATATTgttgggaggggctctcagatgcttcgctaatgagttaaggatcgtagacttcaccactatgttgccttacgaaatatctgttgtcttaaatatgtgctcctatgagctcctATGAATGTCAGCCCTAGacttgcttgtgttctgtttcaacatttcttctgctctgtattggattcttgctaatgccatgtctttgcaaagttgtgtttatttaccgtatgacattgtttatggaaatgtccttgaaattgaccttatttgtcatttatacaGCTCCTGGCTGTATCTGAATAAGGCCTGACCGTAGTCATCCGGAACACCTGCAAGGTGCTAGAATGTTATGTTGGCACACTCTGTGTCAGTCCCTTTGGCATCCCGTGCAGCAGGGCTCTCGGCTGGGTGGGGGGGATGTCTTCACTCGAGAGCTCTGTGGGGTTGCTTCGGGTCGTGCCCCTGCAATAAAGCGCAGGCTTGGCTTTGCAGGCACAAGGTCCATGATCAACGTCTGACTTCTCCAGAAAAAGGGATATTGGGGTCACAGGGCTGGCAAACACCCTTGCCTGGAAACCTCTCAAAGGTGGACAGTCCTTGGCTGGGCTTGGCATCAGTGATCTGTCTTGGGAGGAGGAAGTGGCCTATTCTCAGaggttccagatctccaggcaccatttCAGCATTCAAAACTCAGCCAAGCTCTTCTGAGAACCCACCCAAACCCACCAGCCCTtggaaggaagcacaggcaacacTGGTGGAAAAACAGTCTCACGACAGGTGGAGGAACTTACCTGCCAATCCGTCCTCTTCACCAGAAATCAGGAGAAACAGCTTTTCCGCCTCCTCTTCCAGCCAGgatatgaggtcaggtttggcaacTTGAGGACCTTTTTATCAGGGGGGAAAAACACAAAACCGTGACTCTTCTGGCTGCACATGAATCCAGCAATTCCAAGACGGCTTGACTCTCTCCCTCCAGAAATACAGAACAGACAAGTAATAGGGGTGGGGCAGAGTGCAATATGGGGTCAAGAATCATCCATCTTTTGTTGGATGatcggggtggggggcagaagtaTGTGGCCATTCACACAAGCACCCCCCTACTCTGGGTCTCTTGGGACCTGAGCCTGTGTATACACCTGCTGTCTCTTTAGTGGGGGAGGTGGGATACATGAAAAAACCTCACCTGCCTTGTATGGCTGAATCCCAAGTCTTatgttgatgttgatgttttgttcaatttatatcccgccctccccatgagtgggctGCGGTGGATTACATCAAGgataaattacagtttaaaatcaatattaaaaacatccgactatataaaagagtaagcgtgttctagatgactcacttcctaccccagtgcgccaccagagggcgctgccatggtaGGAAACCAAGGTCAGTATCAGGAtgggaacaagtggcaatgcccgccccaccgCCATCATCAGCCAGGATcaagagcagaacagatggcaatgcccacccaccccccgcctccACCCCAGCCTGGGAGGGAG
Proteins encoded in this window:
- the LOC129328466 gene encoding zinc finger protein 883-like isoform X2, with protein sequence MASPPSPPRGEGKRPAMRPAQSPVSFEEVAVRFTRGEWSLLRPAQRALYKEVMLENFGHVASLGPQVAKPDLISWLEEEAEKLFLLISGEEDGLAEPLSVIFENSWPREEVPEDWRWANVFPVFKEEEPGGVWESANDTKEHPVMEKEEMYSDGKEKAEYCDGLKKEEEKDPNEGGNPSGLLEWSDAIQENLYPGKKNWNELTASKENTPKKSDFNTQWSTCNKKKIFQCLECGKSFSRRGMLSSHQRIHSREKPYKCLECGKSFRTSSDLTSHERIHTGEKPYTCRECGKSFCSSSVLTSHERIHTGEKPYTCLECGESFSQSSHLTSHQRIHSGEKPYKCQECGKSFSRRDSLSSHQRVHSGEKPYKCLECGKHFSQSRNLSSHQRIHTWEKTYKCLECGKSFSQSGKLTLHQRIHTGEKPYKCLTCGKSFCSSSGLISHERIHTGEKPYKCLECGKSFSWSGKLTVHQRIHSGEKPYKCLECGKSFSQSTNLSSHQRIHTGEKPYKCLECGKSFCSSSYLTSHERIHTGVKPYKCLECGKSFSQSGSLSSHQRIHTGEKPYKCLECGKSFSRSGNLTSHQRVHIG
- the LOC129328466 gene encoding zinc finger protein OZF-like isoform X3, with amino-acid sequence MASPPSPPRGEGKRPAMRPAQSPVSFEEVAVRFTRGEWSLLRPAQRALYKEVMLENFGHVASLGPQVAKPDLISWLEEEAEKLFLLISGEEDGLAAGGVWESANDTKEHPVMEKEEMYSDGKEKAEYCDGLKKEEEKDPNEGGNPSGLLEWSDAIQENLYPGKKNWNELTASKENTPKKSDFNTQWSTCNKKKIFQCLECGKSFSRRGMLSSHQRIHSREKPYKCLECGKSFRTSSDLTSHERIHTGEKPYTCRECGKSFCSSSVLTSHERIHTGEKPYTCLECGESFSQSSHLTSHQRIHSGEKPYKCQECGKSFSRRDSLSSHQRVHSGEKPYKCLECGKHFSQSRNLSSHQRIHTWEKTYKCLECGKSFSQSGKLTLHQRIHTGEKPYKCLTCGKSFCSSSGLISHERIHTGEKPYKCLECGKSFSWSGKLTVHQRIHSGEKPYKCLECGKSFSQSTNLSSHQRIHTGEKPYKCLECGKSFCSSSYLTSHERIHTGVKPYKCLECGKSFSQSGSLSSHQRIHTGEKPYKCLECGKSFSRSGNLTSHQRVHIG
- the LOC129328466 gene encoding zinc finger protein 883-like isoform X1, producing MASPPSPPRGEGKRPAMRPAQSPVSFEEVAVRFTRGEWSLLRPAQRALYKEVMLENFGHVASLGPQVAKPDLISWLEEEAEKLFLLISGEEDGLAEPLSVIFENSWPREEVPEDWRWANVFPVFKEEEPAGGVWESANDTKEHPVMEKEEMYSDGKEKAEYCDGLKKEEEKDPNEGGNPSGLLEWSDAIQENLYPGKKNWNELTASKENTPKKSDFNTQWSTCNKKKIFQCLECGKSFSRRGMLSSHQRIHSREKPYKCLECGKSFRTSSDLTSHERIHTGEKPYTCRECGKSFCSSSVLTSHERIHTGEKPYTCLECGESFSQSSHLTSHQRIHSGEKPYKCQECGKSFSRRDSLSSHQRVHSGEKPYKCLECGKHFSQSRNLSSHQRIHTWEKTYKCLECGKSFSQSGKLTLHQRIHTGEKPYKCLTCGKSFCSSSGLISHERIHTGEKPYKCLECGKSFSWSGKLTVHQRIHSGEKPYKCLECGKSFSQSTNLSSHQRIHTGEKPYKCLECGKSFCSSSYLTSHERIHTGVKPYKCLECGKSFSQSGSLSSHQRIHTGEKPYKCLECGKSFSRSGNLTSHQRVHIG